A genome region from Methylobacterium sp. FF17 includes the following:
- a CDS encoding PAS domain-containing protein, with amino-acid sequence MPARFSPPETLRLLEGFGLTGHWSWHFSDDCHVWSPGLYGILGLCRDAVTADYRILYSLIHPADRPPAMNPFGSNQLGILPDQSFRILRPDSTIRTVMSRAEVRVSPSGRPLSAQGILIDVSDREVLARAQAVRRRQDRAIFDRVRAFTSTTAIYPFRAFSPEWQELVGLPEDELIEEPTRPILPSERRHWREYGRELYLTQSLLHTTPTLRLANGETVRYRMVMIPTSDAQGALAYWTNYVGPIDLPARAAGPLRHGLEQRIEGPHIRAARALLDWSMTDLSRASGLSLSTIRRFEEDAPALGPASRQRAVAALRAAGIVFSLTESAIIAVGKTR; translated from the coding sequence ATGCCCGCCCGCTTCTCTCCCCCCGAGACACTCCGCCTCCTCGAAGGCTTCGGGCTGACGGGCCACTGGAGCTGGCATTTCTCCGACGATTGCCATGTGTGGTCTCCCGGGCTCTACGGCATCCTGGGTCTCTGCCGCGACGCCGTCACGGCCGATTACCGGATCCTGTACAGCCTCATCCATCCGGCGGACCGTCCGCCCGCGATGAATCCCTTCGGGTCGAACCAGCTCGGCATCCTCCCCGACCAGAGCTTCCGGATCCTGCGCCCGGATTCGACGATCCGCACCGTAATGAGCCGCGCTGAGGTCCGGGTCTCGCCATCCGGCCGGCCGCTCTCGGCACAGGGGATCCTCATCGACGTCAGCGACCGGGAAGTCCTGGCGCGGGCGCAGGCGGTCCGGCGGCGCCAGGACCGCGCGATCTTCGACCGGGTGCGGGCCTTCACCTCGACGACGGCGATCTACCCGTTCCGCGCCTTCTCGCCGGAATGGCAGGAACTCGTGGGGCTTCCCGAGGACGAACTCATCGAGGAGCCGACCCGTCCGATCCTGCCGAGCGAGCGTCGGCACTGGAGGGAGTACGGCCGCGAACTCTACCTCACGCAGAGCCTGCTCCACACGACGCCGACCCTGAGGCTCGCGAACGGCGAGACCGTGCGATACCGCATGGTGATGATCCCGACCTCCGACGCGCAGGGCGCGCTCGCGTACTGGACGAACTACGTCGGTCCCATCGACCTCCCGGCGCGGGCCGCCGGACCGCTCCGGCACGGCCTGGAACAGCGGATCGAAGGCCCGCACATCCGGGCCGCCCGGGCCCTCCTCGACTGGTCGATGACCGATCTGTCGCGCGCCAGCGGCCTCTCGCTCTCGACGATCCGCCGGTTCGAGGAGGACGCCCCCGCCCTCGGCCCCGCGAGCCGCCAGCGCGCGGTGGCGGCCCTGCGCGCGGCCGGCATCGTCTTCTCGCTCACCGAAAGCGCGATCATCGCGGTGGGCAAGACCCGCTAA
- a CDS encoding metallophosphoesterase family protein yields the protein MSAFSFIHAADLHLGSPLSGLALKDPDIARRFASAGRRAFEDLVSQAIERRAAFLIVAGDVYDGDWSDNTIGLFFARQVARLDRVGIPVILVRGNHDAESVITRSITLPPSVRSFSATRAETHRLDAFKVALHGRSFPNRAVEENYALTYPAALPGWFNIGVLHTSCTGHAAHATYAPCSVADLAGRGYAYWALGHVHEYAELARDPWIVFPGNLQGRSIRECGPKGAVAVSVADGRVRSVERLIVDQARFHHLEVDLSEASTEREAVAAIEAALRPLGDAAAARLMAVRVRLHGETPAHDRLAADREGLTAEIQAAAHRIHEDIWLERLKIETARPRRPRTEARPDAFAAIDPATLLAAVDHDPEFRARARAALAEITAKMPGASLPGSSLPGSSLPGGLAEDDLAADLDALCAEAEAVILGRLTGRTC from the coding sequence ATGTCCGCGTTCAGCTTCATCCACGCCGCCGACCTGCATCTCGGCAGCCCGCTGAGCGGGCTCGCCCTGAAGGATCCGGACATCGCCCGGCGCTTCGCCTCGGCTGGGCGCCGGGCCTTCGAGGACCTCGTCAGCCAGGCGATCGAGCGGCGCGCCGCCTTCCTGATCGTGGCCGGCGACGTCTATGACGGCGACTGGTCGGACAACACCATCGGGCTGTTCTTCGCCCGCCAGGTCGCCCGCCTCGACCGGGTCGGCATCCCGGTCATCCTGGTGCGCGGCAACCACGATGCCGAGAGCGTCATCACCCGCTCCATCACCCTGCCGCCCTCCGTGCGCAGCTTCTCCGCCACGCGGGCCGAGACCCACCGCCTCGACGCGTTCAAGGTGGCGCTGCACGGGCGCAGCTTCCCCAACCGGGCCGTGGAGGAGAACTACGCCCTGACCTACCCGGCCGCCCTCCCCGGCTGGTTCAATATCGGCGTCCTGCACACCTCCTGTACGGGGCACGCGGCCCATGCCACCTACGCGCCCTGCTCGGTGGCGGATCTGGCGGGGCGCGGCTACGCCTACTGGGCGCTGGGCCATGTCCACGAATACGCCGAGCTCGCCCGCGATCCCTGGATCGTGTTCCCGGGCAACCTCCAGGGCCGCAGCATCCGCGAGTGCGGCCCCAAGGGCGCCGTCGCCGTGTCCGTCGCCGACGGCCGGGTGCGGAGCGTGGAGCGCCTGATCGTGGATCAGGCCCGCTTCCACCACCTGGAGGTCGATCTCTCCGAGGCTTCGACCGAGCGCGAGGCGGTGGCGGCCATCGAGGCGGCCCTGCGCCCGCTCGGAGACGCCGCCGCGGCGCGGCTCATGGCCGTGCGGGTGCGCCTGCACGGCGAGACGCCGGCCCATGACCGCCTCGCGGCCGACCGCGAGGGACTCACCGCCGAGATCCAGGCCGCCGCCCACCGGATCCACGAGGACATCTGGCTGGAGCGCCTGAAGATCGAGACCGCCCGCCCGCGTCGGCCCCGCACCGAGGCGCGACCCGACGCCTTCGCCGCTATCGACCCCGCCACGCTGCTGGCGGCCGTGGACCACGATCCCGAGTTTCGCGCCCGCGCCCGCGCGGCGCTCGCCGAGATCACCGCCAAGATGCCGGGTGCCTCGCTGCCGGGTTCTTCGCTACCAGGTTCTTCGCTGCCGGGCGGTCTGGCCGAGGACGACCTCGCCGCCGATCTCGATGCCCTCTGCGCGGAGGCCGAGGCGGTGATCCTCGGGCGCCTGACCGGCCGCACCTGCTGA
- a CDS encoding YhaN family protein, with amino-acid sequence MRLLSLDLERYGPFTGRTVRFREGARLHVVLGPNEAGKSSALSAVTDLLFGIETRTRYDFLHDMPQMRIGAEIRAADGRRLAFRRRKGTRNTLVDAADGALPEDALAPFLGGLSRDVFCRAFGLDARSLRAGAAEMMDAEGEVGASLFAAASGLRGYSGLQAELEAEAAEVFTPRASQKRTFYQALGRYEEARKAIRAGELRAGDWRDLNGEIEAAGAQLAEIKAARGRIAAEQARLARLRRVGPLLQAIDGMAQRAGAEPDLVAVPDAWIDRLGAGLAALRATGEAAARTGAAAREAALALEGVPVDEGVLARADEILEAFRGIDRFDKGGIDLPRIRGEADGFGRELAHLAARIGLPDAEMLRARQPSDAARTRIEGLIRAGREDAATLGRLSQDRDARRAEQERLAAAMAGAGGLADPAPLRADLKAFATLRRDLDRREDLDASVTREARSIAAQAARLSPPVPDLAAYAAGRPPSAEAVARFRRDLDAEARERDRAADRRAAAGAAVAQRRARLRAREGGRPIPSPADLRALRAARDALLAALPGGAPDAFARFGAALAAADRAADDLVSDAARVAEQAADARSLEAEEAEAAAAAEALAACEARLAEGATAWREAWAPCGIVPAAPVEMAAWLGEVETLLDDAQALETTRLEEARTAARVEACRAPLADLSRRAGLPELAGLDVGRMLARVEDRVAELALRWEAVRDAKTRAASAAEQIARTEAALAEARARAASWREGWGPALAGLGLPPEAGPDEAEAALAAWRAVPAALAERDNRLGRVNGIVRDLETYRDAVARLIGAVAPDLAGLPPTAAMKAVHTRLQNALKGESRRAELARQRAAAEAAGAAAARAAQAARADLAALLAEGPALPPDTDPEALHARLTARRAWEAELAERRAELARAGDGLPEAALRADLAALSGDDIEAQLANLAAEADDLDRSGQRAFADRDRHERRRAELEGGIGAELALAQRKAAEAELQAQGRHWAVLKLAGLMLGTAIGRHRAGQQDPLLTRSGALFGALTGGAFAGLAQDYDAADTPRLAGRRAGGELVPVEGLSEGTRDQLYLALRLAYLEDYATRSEPAPFVGDDLFLTFDDARTAHGLEALAAVGDTIQPILFTHHRHVAELARDRLGDAVDVLDL; translated from the coding sequence ATGCGTCTCCTCAGCCTCGATCTCGAACGCTACGGCCCCTTCACGGGCCGCACGGTGAGGTTCCGCGAGGGCGCGCGCCTGCACGTGGTGCTCGGGCCCAACGAGGCCGGCAAGAGCTCGGCGCTCAGCGCCGTCACCGACCTCCTGTTCGGCATCGAGACGCGCACCCGCTACGACTTCCTGCACGACATGCCGCAGATGCGGATCGGGGCGGAGATCCGCGCCGCCGACGGGCGCCGCCTCGCCTTCCGCCGGCGCAAGGGCACCCGGAACACCCTGGTCGACGCCGCCGACGGGGCCCTGCCCGAGGATGCGCTCGCGCCCTTCCTCGGCGGCCTGTCGCGCGACGTGTTCTGCCGCGCCTTCGGGCTCGATGCGCGCTCGCTCCGGGCGGGGGCGGCGGAGATGATGGACGCCGAGGGCGAGGTCGGCGCGAGCCTGTTCGCGGCGGCCTCGGGCCTGCGCGGCTACAGCGGCCTCCAGGCCGAGCTGGAGGCCGAGGCGGCCGAGGTGTTCACCCCGCGCGCCAGCCAGAAACGCACGTTCTACCAGGCGCTTGGCCGCTACGAGGAGGCCCGCAAGGCGATCCGCGCAGGCGAGCTGCGCGCCGGGGATTGGCGCGACCTCAACGGCGAGATCGAGGCGGCGGGCGCGCAGCTCGCCGAGATCAAGGCGGCGCGCGGGCGCATCGCCGCCGAGCAGGCGCGGCTCGCCCGGCTGCGCCGGGTCGGCCCCCTGCTCCAGGCCATCGACGGGATGGCCCAGCGCGCCGGGGCCGAGCCCGACCTCGTCGCCGTGCCGGACGCCTGGATCGACCGGCTCGGCGCGGGGCTGGCGGCCCTGCGGGCGACGGGGGAAGCCGCGGCCCGGACCGGGGCCGCCGCGCGCGAGGCGGCGCTGGCCCTCGAGGGGGTACCGGTGGACGAGGGCGTGCTCGCCCGGGCCGACGAGATCCTGGAGGCGTTCCGGGGCATCGACCGGTTCGACAAGGGCGGCATCGACCTGCCCCGCATCCGGGGCGAGGCCGACGGGTTCGGGCGCGAGCTGGCGCATCTTGCTGCACGCATCGGCCTGCCCGATGCGGAGATGTTGCGCGCCCGCCAGCCCTCCGATGCGGCCCGCACCCGCATCGAGGGTCTGATCCGCGCCGGGCGCGAGGACGCGGCCACCCTCGGCCGGCTGAGCCAGGACCGGGACGCCCGCCGGGCCGAGCAGGAGCGGCTCGCCGCCGCGATGGCGGGGGCGGGCGGGCTCGCCGACCCCGCCCCCCTGCGGGCCGACCTCAAGGCCTTCGCCACCCTCCGGCGCGACCTCGACCGGCGCGAGGACCTCGACGCCTCGGTGACGCGCGAGGCCCGCTCGATCGCCGCGCAGGCCGCCCGGCTGAGCCCGCCGGTGCCGGACCTCGCCGCCTACGCGGCCGGGCGCCCGCCCTCCGCCGAGGCGGTGGCGCGTTTCCGGCGCGACCTCGACGCGGAGGCGCGGGAGCGCGACCGGGCCGCCGACCGGCGCGCGGCGGCGGGGGCGGCGGTGGCCCAGCGCCGGGCCCGCCTGCGGGCCCGCGAGGGTGGACGGCCGATCCCGAGTCCGGCGGACCTGCGCGCGCTGCGCGCCGCCCGCGACGCCCTGCTCGCCGCCCTGCCCGGCGGCGCGCCCGACGCCTTCGCCCGCTTCGGCGCGGCCCTCGCCGCCGCCGACCGGGCCGCCGACGACCTCGTCAGCGATGCCGCCCGCGTCGCCGAGCAGGCGGCCGATGCCCGGAGCCTGGAGGCCGAGGAGGCCGAGGCGGCGGCCGCCGCCGAGGCGCTCGCCGCCTGCGAGGCCCGCCTGGCCGAAGGGGCAACGGCCTGGCGCGAGGCCTGGGCGCCCTGCGGGATCGTGCCCGCCGCCCCGGTCGAGATGGCCGCCTGGCTCGGCGAGGTCGAGACGCTCCTCGACGACGCCCAGGCCCTCGAGACCACGCGCCTGGAGGAGGCCCGCACCGCCGCCCGGGTGGAGGCCTGCCGGGCGCCGCTGGCCGACCTCAGCCGCCGGGCCGGGCTCCCCGAGCTCGCGGGCCTCGATGTCGGGCGGATGCTCGCCCGGGTGGAGGACCGGGTCGCCGAACTCGCCCTGCGCTGGGAGGCCGTGCGCGACGCCAAGACCCGCGCCGCCAGCGCCGCCGAGCAGATCGCCCGCACCGAGGCGGCCCTGGCCGAGGCGCGGGCGCGGGCCGCGTCCTGGCGCGAGGGTTGGGGGCCGGCGCTCGCCGGCCTCGGCCTGCCTCCGGAGGCCGGCCCCGACGAGGCCGAGGCGGCGCTCGCCGCCTGGCGGGCGGTACCGGCGGCCCTGGCCGAGCGCGACAACCGCCTCGGCCGGGTCAACGGCATCGTCCGGGACCTGGAGACTTACCGGGACGCGGTTGCGCGGCTGATCGGGGCGGTGGCGCCGGATCTGGCCGGCCTGCCGCCCACCGCCGCCATGAAGGCGGTCCACACCCGCCTGCAGAACGCCCTCAAGGGCGAGAGCCGGCGGGCGGAGCTGGCGCGCCAGCGCGCGGCGGCCGAGGCGGCGGGCGCGGCGGCGGCCCGGGCGGCGCAGGCGGCGCGGGCCGACCTCGCCGCCCTGCTGGCCGAGGGCCCGGCCCTGCCCCCGGACACCGACCCGGAGGCCCTGCATGCCCGCCTCACCGCCCGCCGGGCCTGGGAGGCGGAACTCGCCGAGCGCCGGGCCGAGCTGGCGCGGGCGGGCGACGGCCTGCCGGAGGCGGCGTTGCGGGCGGACCTCGCGGCGCTCAGCGGCGACGACATCGAGGCGCAGCTCGCCAACCTCGCGGCCGAGGCGGACGACCTCGACAGGAGCGGACAGCGCGCCTTCGCCGACCGCGACCGCCACGAGCGCCGCCGGGCCGAACTGGAGGGCGGCATCGGGGCCGAACTGGCCCTGGCCCAGCGCAAGGCGGCCGAGGCCGAGCTGCAGGCGCAGGGGCGGCACTGGGCGGTGCTGAAGCTCGCGGGCCTGATGCTCGGCACCGCCATCGGCCGCCACCGGGCCGGCCAGCAGGACCCCCTGCTGACCCGCTCCGGCGCCCTGTTCGGGGCCCTGACCGGGGGCGCCTTCGCGGGCCTCGCCCAGGATTACGACGCCGCCGACACCCCCCGCCTCGCCGGCCGCCGCGCCGGGGGCGAGCTCGTGCCCGTGGAGGGCCTGAGCGAGGGCACCCGCGACCAGCTCTACCTCGCCCTGCGGCTGGCCTACCTGGAGGATTACGCCACCCGCTCCGAGCCCGCTCCCTTCGTGGGCGACGACCTCTTCCTCACCTTCGACGACGCCCGCACCGCCCACGGCCTCGAAGCCCTGGCGGCGGTGGGCGACACGATCCAGCCCATCCTGTTCACCCACCACCGCCACGTGGCGGAGCTGGCCCGGGACCGGCTCGGGGATGCGGTGGACGTGCTCGACCTGTGA
- the cysC gene encoding adenylyl-sulfate kinase: MTSNNLTPHILQPRESRWIQLRQRPVIAWFTGLSGSGKSSIADAVDRTLTARGRHTVVLDGDTLRNGLNRDLGFSPKDRDENVRRAAEAAALMAEAGLIVLVSLISPLRAERANARRIAGDLPFMDVFVSTPLPVCETRDPKGLYRRARTGQIPDFTGISAPYEPPGNPDLTIVTENRSIAESARPLVDVLLGLSAWPGGAAARRAPVAGTRPGILAPAAV, translated from the coding sequence ATGACATCGAATAACCTGACGCCGCACATCCTTCAGCCGCGCGAATCCCGCTGGATTCAGCTTCGGCAACGGCCGGTCATAGCCTGGTTCACGGGTCTGTCGGGATCGGGGAAATCGAGCATCGCCGATGCGGTCGACCGGACCCTCACCGCCCGCGGGCGTCACACCGTGGTCCTCGATGGCGACACCCTGCGCAATGGGCTCAACCGCGACCTGGGCTTCAGCCCGAAGGATCGCGACGAGAACGTGCGGCGGGCCGCCGAGGCGGCGGCCCTGATGGCCGAGGCCGGGCTGATCGTCCTCGTCTCGCTGATCTCGCCCCTGCGCGCCGAGCGCGCGAATGCCCGCCGCATCGCCGGGGACCTCCCCTTCATGGACGTCTTCGTGAGTACGCCCCTGCCGGTCTGCGAGACCCGCGACCCGAAGGGCCTGTACCGGCGCGCCCGCACGGGTCAGATCCCCGACTTCACCGGGATCTCCGCGCCCTATGAGCCGCCGGGCAACCCGGACCTGACCATCGTCACCGAGAACCGCAGCATCGCGGAATCGGCGCGCCCGCTGGTCGACGTGCTGCTGGGGCTCAGCGCCTGGCCCGGGGGTGCGGCGGCGCGGCGGGCGCCCGTCGCGGGCACGCGCCCCGGTATCCTGGCCCCGGCCGCGGTCTGA
- a CDS encoding LysR family transcriptional regulator translates to MKHLRILTYVAEVARHGAIRRAAERLNITPSALTRQIQDLEYELGTPIFERVAQGMRLNAAGELLVRHIRDQRADLERVRSQIADLSGVRRGHVALACSQAFVTHVVPDEVEAYRAQFPQVTFSVQVRDHAEAVAALARFEADLALVLQPPPSAEMQVLFSCRQTLCALVRAGHPLAAEAGPVRLRDCLAHPLALPDRSLAIRHHLDEALARRGTPLAPVIESSSLEFLRNLVLREDAVSLQVPSGIPDDPRLCSRPIDPRDLDPMALILAQLRGRTLPVATAKFADRFAGRLHQRYGGPER, encoded by the coding sequence ATGAAGCATCTGCGCATCCTCACCTACGTGGCGGAAGTCGCCCGCCACGGGGCGATCCGCCGGGCGGCGGAGCGGCTCAACATCACCCCCTCGGCGCTGACCCGGCAGATCCAGGATCTGGAATACGAGCTCGGCACGCCGATCTTCGAGCGGGTGGCGCAGGGGATGCGCCTCAACGCGGCGGGGGAATTGCTGGTGCGCCACATCCGCGACCAGCGCGCGGACCTGGAGCGGGTGCGCTCGCAGATCGCCGACCTCTCGGGCGTCCGGCGCGGCCACGTGGCGCTGGCCTGCAGCCAGGCCTTCGTCACCCACGTGGTGCCGGACGAGGTGGAGGCCTACCGGGCGCAGTTCCCCCAGGTCACCTTCTCCGTGCAGGTGCGCGATCACGCCGAGGCGGTGGCCGCGCTGGCCCGGTTCGAGGCGGACCTCGCCCTGGTGCTGCAGCCGCCGCCCTCCGCCGAGATGCAGGTGCTGTTCTCCTGCCGCCAGACCCTGTGCGCCCTGGTGCGGGCGGGGCATCCGCTCGCCGCCGAAGCCGGGCCGGTGCGCCTGCGCGACTGCCTCGCGCATCCGCTGGCGCTGCCGGACCGCTCGCTCGCCATCCGCCACCACCTCGACGAGGCGCTGGCGCGGCGGGGCACGCCGCTCGCGCCCGTCATCGAATCGAGTTCGCTCGAATTCCTGCGCAACCTGGTGCTGCGCGAGGACGCGGTCAGCCTGCAGGTGCCGAGCGGCATCCCCGACGACCCGCGCCTGTGCTCCCGCCCCATCGACCCCCGCGATCTGGACCCGATGGCGCTGATCCTGGCGCAGCTGCGCGGCCGCACCCTGCCGGTGGCGACGGCGAAGTTCGCCGACCGCTTCGCCGGCCGCCTGCATCAGCGCTACGGTGGACCGGAACGTTGA
- a CDS encoding ABC transporter substrate-binding protein, with protein MIRRRTLLAGLGAGLLSAPLGMARPARAQGTTVIRMGSLKLIHSIAPHFYEQFTPAGYRVEVVPFESPTECKNAVVTQSVEFGTFGIAAGTLGAAAGEPLVIIASTCNRGMAIIAKKDAGIATLKDLKGKRVALWPGSTQEVFALERLRQEGMSVKDITPVRISFSEMHIALARGDIDAYVGAEPAPGVSLASGIGSLVEYPYGTEMGALNMVFGAHAETIAKKPEIVRTMLEIHRKATDYAQGNRAAMIAMAVAKLGQKREALELSAPNVELKWKLGETEIAQAKVYADRMLALKQIKRLPDFATFIDTRFVDAMRDA; from the coding sequence ATGATCCGCCGCCGTACCCTTCTCGCCGGCCTCGGCGCTGGTCTCCTGTCCGCGCCCCTCGGCATGGCGCGCCCGGCGCGCGCGCAGGGGACGACGGTGATCCGGATGGGCTCCCTGAAGCTGATCCACTCCATCGCGCCGCATTTCTACGAGCAGTTCACCCCGGCCGGCTACCGGGTCGAGGTCGTGCCCTTCGAGAGCCCCACCGAGTGCAAGAACGCGGTGGTGACGCAGTCGGTGGAGTTCGGCACCTTCGGCATCGCCGCCGGCACCCTCGGGGCGGCCGCCGGCGAGCCGCTGGTCATCATCGCCTCCACCTGCAATCGCGGCATGGCGATCATCGCCAAGAAGGATGCGGGCATCGCCACCCTGAAGGACCTGAAGGGCAAGCGCGTCGCCCTCTGGCCCGGCTCGACCCAGGAGGTCTTCGCCCTGGAGCGCCTCCGCCAGGAGGGGATGAGCGTCAAGGACATCACGCCGGTGCGGATCTCGTTCTCCGAGATGCACATCGCGCTGGCGCGCGGCGACATCGACGCCTACGTGGGCGCCGAGCCGGCCCCCGGCGTCAGCCTCGCCAGCGGCATCGGCAGCCTCGTGGAGTATCCCTACGGCACCGAGATGGGCGCCCTCAACATGGTGTTCGGCGCGCATGCCGAGACCATCGCGAAGAAGCCCGAGATCGTCCGCACCATGCTGGAGATCCACCGCAAGGCGACCGACTACGCGCAGGGCAACCGCGCGGCGATGATCGCCATGGCGGTGGCCAAGCTCGGGCAGAAGCGCGAGGCCCTGGAGCTCTCCGCCCCCAATGTCGAGCTGAAGTGGAAGCTCGGCGAGACCGAGATCGCCCAGGCCAAGGTCTATGCCGACCGCATGCTGGCCCTGAAGCAGATCAAGCGCCTGCCCGACTTCGCGACCTTCATCGACACCCGCTTCGTCGACGCCATGAGGGACGCGTGA
- a CDS encoding ABC transporter permease gives MSAAPAALAAAPVPEAAPRPRLALPWMRLPWARLPWGRLREAALALAIPAGLALVWHLLTTGRPYSLIPPPAEVWTALVDLAVGGINDDAFSATLLTHLGASLSRVFGGFALAVLCALPLGLLIGRVPLMRQLLDPTFQILRPVPVTAWLPLAMILFGLGPRSAYFLVFLGAFYPILVNTIFGVRSVEPRLFEAAAMLGCRGSAQFLRVVLPAALPSIFTGLRLGLGFAWVVIVVGEMTGVQTGLGAIIMEARQLSRTEIVICGMIVIGVAGFLSDRIVMALGRRLLAWSPSHG, from the coding sequence GTGAGCGCCGCGCCGGCCGCCCTCGCGGCGGCGCCCGTGCCGGAGGCGGCGCCCCGCCCGCGCCTCGCGCTGCCGTGGATGCGCTTGCCTTGGGCGCGTCTGCCTTGGGGACGTTTGCGCGAGGCCGCCCTGGCGCTCGCCATCCCCGCCGGACTCGCCCTCGTCTGGCATCTCCTCACCACCGGGCGGCCCTACAGCCTGATCCCGCCGCCGGCCGAAGTCTGGACGGCGCTGGTCGACCTCGCGGTGGGGGGCATCAACGACGACGCCTTCAGCGCCACCCTGCTCACCCATCTCGGCGCCTCGCTGTCGCGGGTCTTCGGGGGCTTCGCCCTCGCGGTGCTGTGCGCCCTGCCGCTGGGCCTCCTCATCGGCCGGGTGCCGCTGATGCGCCAGCTCCTCGACCCGACCTTCCAGATCCTGCGCCCCGTGCCCGTCACCGCCTGGCTGCCGCTCGCCATGATCCTGTTCGGGCTCGGGCCGCGCTCGGCCTACTTCCTGGTCTTCCTCGGGGCGTTCTACCCGATCCTCGTCAACACCATCTTCGGGGTGCGCTCGGTGGAGCCGCGCCTGTTCGAGGCGGCCGCGATGCTCGGCTGCCGGGGCTCGGCCCAGTTCCTCCGGGTGGTGCTGCCCGCCGCCCTGCCGTCGATCTTCACGGGGCTGCGCCTCGGCCTCGGCTTCGCCTGGGTGGTGATCGTGGTCGGCGAGATGACCGGGGTGCAGACGGGGTTGGGGGCCATCATCATGGAGGCGCGCCAGCTCTCGCGCACCGAGATCGTGATCTGCGGCATGATCGTCATCGGGGTCGCCGGCTTCCTGTCGGACCGAATCGTGATGGCGCTGGGCCGCCGCCTCCTCGCCTGGAGTCCGTCTCATGGTTGA
- a CDS encoding ABC transporter ATP-binding protein encodes MAEPTLPILDIRDVGKTFAVQGKTITALKGANLSVKRGEFICLLGASGCGKSTLLRIAAGFETASSGEACMWGKPIAGPDPSRGMVFQDYGLFPWLSVRDNIGFGPKSRGRPAAEIRDTVARYIDLVGLGAFADAHPHQLSGGMKQRVAIARVLANEAEVVLMDEPFGALDAMTRERLQDELLDLWSRTGLTVLFVTHAIEEAIFLADRVVVMSPSPGRIDAVHDIALPRRRDVSSPAFNDIRRMLSAQLHSHHGRVAA; translated from the coding sequence ATGGCTGAGCCCACCCTGCCGATCCTCGACATCCGCGACGTCGGGAAAACCTTCGCGGTCCAGGGCAAGACCATCACGGCCCTGAAGGGCGCGAATCTGAGCGTGAAGCGCGGCGAGTTCATCTGCCTGCTCGGCGCCTCGGGCTGCGGCAAGTCCACCCTGCTGCGCATCGCGGCCGGTTTCGAGACCGCCTCGTCGGGGGAGGCGTGCATGTGGGGCAAGCCCATCGCGGGGCCGGACCCCTCGCGCGGCATGGTGTTCCAGGATTACGGCCTGTTCCCCTGGCTGAGCGTGCGCGACAACATCGGCTTCGGGCCGAAATCGCGCGGGCGCCCGGCGGCGGAGATCCGGGACACGGTGGCCCGCTACATCGACCTCGTGGGTCTGGGAGCCTTCGCGGACGCGCATCCGCACCAGCTCTCGGGGGGCATGAAGCAGCGCGTCGCCATCGCCCGGGTGCTCGCCAACGAGGCGGAGGTGGTGCTGATGGACGAGCCCTTCGGGGCGCTCGACGCCATGACCCGCGAGCGCCTGCAGGACGAGCTCCTCGACCTCTGGAGCCGCACCGGGCTCACCGTGCTGTTCGTCACCCACGCCATCGAGGAGGCGATCTTCCTCGCCGATCGCGTCGTGGTGATGTCGCCGAGCCCGGGGCGGATCGACGCCGTGCACGACATCGCCCTGCCCCGGCGCCGCGACGTCTCCAGCCCCGCCTTCAACGACATCCGCCGGATGCTCTCGGCCCAGCTCCACAGCCACCACGGCCGCGTGGCGGCGTGA